Proteins encoded by one window of Bacillus sp. DTU_2020_1000418_1_SI_GHA_SEK_038:
- a CDS encoding YpdA family putative bacillithiol disulfide reductase — protein sequence MKDEKAIIVGGGPCGLAAAISLQEIGMKPLVIEKGNIVNAIYHYPTHQTFFSTSEKLEIGGVPFITVDYKPRRNEALSYYREVVKRKNIAINAYEKVMSVMKQESGFLVITDKDEYRSENVIIATGYYDHPNYMNVPGESLPKVFHYFKEAHPYFDKDVVVVGGKNSSVDAALELVKAGARVTVIYRGSEYSPSIKPWILPEFDSLVRNGVIKMEFNAHVKEILNDKIIYTINEDRFEIKNDFVFAMTGYHPDHRFLQKMGVQIDSKTGRPIFDSETMETNVEGIYIAGVIAAGNNANEIFIENGRYHGDLIAKAIKKD from the coding sequence TTGAAAGATGAAAAAGCGATTATTGTAGGAGGAGGTCCATGTGGGTTAGCAGCTGCGATTTCTCTTCAGGAGATCGGGATGAAACCGCTTGTGATAGAAAAAGGAAATATCGTTAATGCCATTTACCATTATCCAACACATCAAACCTTTTTTAGTACAAGTGAAAAGCTGGAAATTGGCGGAGTGCCTTTTATTACAGTTGATTATAAACCAAGAAGAAACGAAGCGTTATCCTACTACCGAGAAGTCGTAAAACGAAAAAACATCGCAATAAATGCTTATGAAAAGGTTATGTCAGTTATGAAACAAGAAAGCGGATTTTTAGTTATTACAGATAAGGATGAATACAGGTCGGAGAATGTAATAATTGCAACTGGCTATTATGATCATCCAAATTACATGAATGTTCCAGGTGAAAGCTTACCAAAGGTATTTCATTATTTTAAAGAAGCCCATCCGTATTTTGATAAGGATGTCGTAGTAGTAGGCGGAAAGAATTCGAGCGTGGATGCTGCATTAGAATTAGTAAAGGCTGGTGCAAGAGTAACGGTTATTTATAGAGGAAGCGAATATTCACCTAGTATAAAGCCATGGATCTTGCCTGAATTTGATTCCTTGGTTCGTAATGGAGTAATAAAAATGGAATTTAATGCCCATGTAAAAGAGATATTAAATGATAAGATTATATATACAATTAACGAAGACCGGTTTGAAATTAAAAATGATTTTGTATTTGCGATGACCGGTTACCATCCTGACCATCGGTTTCTGCAAAAGATGGGGGTCCAAATTGACTCAAAGACAGGAAGACCGATATTTGACAGCGAGACAATGGAGACGAATGTTGAAGGGATTTATATTGCTGGTGTCATTGCTGCAGGCAATAATGCAAATGAAATTTTTATAGAAAATGGCCGGTATCATGGCGACTTAATAGCGAAGGCTATAAAAAAAGACTGA
- a CDS encoding genetic competence negative regulator, translating into MRLERLNYNKIKIFLTQDDLSERGLTKEDIWKDSMKWHQLFHDMLDEASEEFGVDIQGSVAVEIFSMQAQGMIMIVTMEDQNDEELLQDGFIEMQVIMDSSEEIFFELEDFENVIQLAKRLDILNITNASLYAYKNNYYVHLENQNPDDKNKLIAIIAEYGNPSMISIHMVEEYGTEIIKDLAVEKLMQFFQ; encoded by the coding sequence ATGCGCTTAGAACGTTTAAATTATAACAAAATCAAAATTTTTCTAACTCAAGATGATTTATCGGAAAGAGGGCTAACGAAAGAGGATATTTGGAAGGATTCGATGAAATGGCATCAGCTTTTTCATGATATGCTTGATGAGGCAAGTGAAGAATTCGGGGTCGACATTCAAGGTTCTGTTGCAGTAGAGATTTTCTCCATGCAGGCGCAGGGAATGATTATGATTGTAACAATGGAGGATCAGAATGATGAGGAGCTCCTTCAGGATGGCTTCATTGAAATGCAGGTTATCATGGATAGCAGCGAGGAAATTTTCTTTGAACTAGAAGACTTCGAAAACGTTATTCAGCTGGCAAAACGTCTTGATATTTTAAACATTACAAACGCAAGCTTGTATGCCTATAAGAATAATTATTATGTTCATTTGGAAAACCAAAACCCAGACGATAAAAATAAACTTATAGCTATTATAGCAGAGTATGGAAATCCATCTATGATAAGTATTCATATGGTTGAGGAATATGGAACGGAAATAATTAAAGATCTGGCTGTTGAAAAGCTTATGCAGTTTTTTCAATAA
- a CDS encoding asparaginase: MQKKKILVIHTGGTISMSEDASTGAVKPSESNPMTEKTKELLTLADIFIEEPFHLPSPHITPVEMLMLKDLINGYLEKKEISGVVITHGTDTLEETAYFLHLTVQTTLPIVVTGAMRSSNEIGADGLYNLITSIKVASCEEARNKGVLVVLNDEIHTAENVTKTHTSNVSTFQSPQYGPIGIVTKRGVFFHHLPTNNEYYNIQDVSTRVALIKAHAGMDSTLLYAIRDLNYHGVVIEALGQGNLPPAAVEGIKALIEKNISVVIVSRCFNGIAQDVYSYEGGGKQLKDLGVIFSNGLNGQKARIKLLVGLATTNSRDEVEEMFQI, encoded by the coding sequence ATGCAAAAGAAAAAAATTCTAGTTATTCATACTGGCGGTACGATTTCAATGAGTGAAGATGCCTCTACTGGAGCAGTTAAACCGTCCGAGAGCAATCCAATGACCGAAAAAACGAAAGAATTGCTTACATTAGCAGATATTTTCATTGAGGAGCCATTCCATCTTCCTTCCCCGCATATTACTCCTGTGGAAATGCTAATGCTGAAGGATTTAATTAATGGCTACCTAGAGAAAAAGGAAATCTCTGGGGTTGTAATTACACACGGAACTGACACTCTAGAGGAAACAGCCTACTTCCTGCACTTAACGGTTCAGACAACACTTCCAATTGTCGTTACAGGTGCGATGAGGTCAAGCAATGAAATTGGGGCAGACGGCCTCTACAATTTAATTACATCTATTAAAGTTGCTTCATGTGAAGAGGCAAGAAATAAAGGGGTTCTTGTTGTATTAAATGATGAGATTCATACTGCAGAGAATGTTACGAAGACTCATACAAGTAATGTTTCAACCTTCCAAAGTCCTCAATATGGACCTATCGGAATCGTGACAAAAAGAGGTGTTTTTTTTCACCATCTTCCAACAAATAATGAATATTATAATATTCAAGATGTTTCTACTCGCGTAGCATTGATTAAGGCACATGCTGGTATGGATTCAACACTTCTATACGCCATCCGAGATCTCAATTATCACGGCGTAGTTATTGAAGCTTTAGGACAAGGTAATTTACCCCCTGCAGCAGTGGAAGGAATTAAGGCACTTATTGAAAAAAACATATCTGTTGTTATTGTATCCAGATGCTTTAATGGAATTGCCCAAGATGTTTATAGTTATGAAGGTGGAGGGAAACAATTAAAAGACTTAGGTGTGATTTTTTCCAATGGTCTTAATGGCCAAAAGGCACGCATTAAATTGCTCGTTGGGCTAGCGACAACTAATAGCCGCGATGAAGTGGAAGAAATGTTTCAGATTTAA
- the sleB gene encoding spore cortex-lytic enzyme has translation MKKNLLFTKVILIVSLCMISLPMSGNEQRATAFSNQVIQQGAVGDDVIELQSRLQYLGFYNGKIDGVFGWGTYWALRNFQYEFGLDIDGMAGAETKNKLVKASKYNQQFVKEQISKGNKFTHYGGVDLETQKKPAPAPAKNQTTQKPTAANMPNGFSQNDIQLMANAVYGEARGEPYTGQVAVAAVILNRVNSATFPNTVSGVIFEPRAFTAVADGQIWLTPNEKAKEAVIDAINGWDPTGNALYYFNPDTATSPWIWTRPQIKKIGKHIFCK, from the coding sequence ATGAAAAAGAACTTGTTGTTTACTAAAGTAATTCTTATTGTCTCTCTTTGCATGATTTCACTTCCTATGAGTGGAAACGAGCAGAGGGCAACAGCTTTTTCCAATCAAGTCATTCAGCAAGGAGCTGTTGGAGATGATGTAATTGAATTACAGTCAAGACTGCAATACTTAGGGTTTTACAATGGAAAGATCGATGGGGTATTTGGCTGGGGAACGTACTGGGCTTTAAGAAATTTTCAATATGAATTTGGGTTGGATATTGATGGGATGGCAGGAGCTGAAACGAAAAATAAGCTCGTCAAGGCATCTAAATACAACCAGCAATTTGTAAAAGAGCAAATTTCAAAAGGCAATAAATTTACGCATTACGGGGGAGTAGACCTAGAAACACAAAAAAAACCAGCACCTGCACCTGCAAAGAATCAAACAACTCAAAAACCAACTGCAGCTAACATGCCCAACGGTTTTTCGCAAAATGATATTCAGTTAATGGCTAATGCTGTTTATGGTGAAGCAAGGGGGGAGCCATATACGGGGCAAGTGGCAGTTGCTGCTGTTATTTTGAACCGTGTAAACAGTGCAACATTCCCGAATACCGTATCTGGGGTTATTTTTGAACCAAGAGCGTTCACTGCTGTCGCAGATGGGCAAATTTGGCTTACTCCCAACGAAAAAGCTAAGGAGGCAGTTATAGATGCTATAAACGGTTGGGACCCAACTGGGAATGCCCTTTATTACTTTAATCCAGATACTGCAACAAGTCCCTGGATTTGGACCCGTCCACAAATTAAAAAAATCGGAAAACATATTTTTTGCAAATAA
- the prsW gene encoding glutamic-type intramembrane protease PrsW: MLGILSAGIAPGLALLSYFYLKDQYDSEPVFTVFKTFIFGAILVFPIAFIQYVLETEYNINSSFINAFLSSGMLEEFFKWFILFYAIYQHVDFDEPYDGIVYGASVSLGFASLENIFYLISYGLEHAIGRALLPVSSHALFGVIMGYYIGKGKFSATSKAKWLILSFLFPMFLHGTYDFILITQENWLIIMFPFMIFLWWLGLRKVKKARELSAKHMENQLNF, translated from the coding sequence ATGCTTGGTATATTATCCGCGGGTATTGCCCCTGGATTAGCGCTATTAAGCTATTTTTATTTAAAAGATCAATATGACTCTGAGCCGGTCTTTACAGTGTTTAAGACTTTTATATTTGGAGCCATACTTGTTTTTCCTATTGCGTTTATTCAATATGTTCTGGAAACAGAGTACAATATTAATTCTAGCTTTATTAATGCGTTTCTTTCTTCAGGTATGCTTGAAGAATTTTTTAAATGGTTCATCCTTTTTTATGCTATCTATCAGCATGTTGATTTTGATGAACCATATGATGGAATAGTGTATGGTGCTTCTGTATCATTAGGGTTTGCTTCATTGGAGAACATTTTCTATCTTATATCCTATGGATTAGAGCATGCAATTGGCCGGGCCCTCCTGCCTGTTTCTAGTCATGCTTTATTTGGTGTCATTATGGGCTATTATATAGGAAAAGGGAAATTTTCAGCAACCTCTAAAGCAAAATGGCTTATACTTTCCTTCCTATTTCCTATGTTTCTTCACGGTACCTACGACTTCATTCTAATTACCCAAGAAAATTGGCTGATCATTATGTTCCCATTCATGATCTTTCTCTGGTGGCTAGGACTAAGAAAGGTTAAGAAGGCCAGGGAATTAAGTGCAAAACATATGGAAAACCAGCTTAACTTCTAA
- a CDS encoding Glu/Leu/Phe/Val dehydrogenase, which translates to MVANNGTDTTKEDKLDVLKSTQTVIHKALEKLGYSDEVFELLKEPLRMMTVKIPVRMDDGTVKVFTGYRAQHNDAVGPTKGGIRFHPGVTEKEVKALSIWMSLKCGIVDLPYGGGKGGIICDPRNMSFRELEALSRGYVRAISQIVGPTKDIPAPDVFTNSQIMAWMMDEYSRMDEFNSPGFITGKPLVLGGSHGRETATAKGVTICIREAAKKRGIELEGARVVVQGFGNAGSFLSKFLHDAGAKVIGISDAYGALHDPNGLDIDYLLDRRDSFGTVTNLFNDTITNKELLELECDILVPAAIENQITDENAHNIKAKIVVEAANGPTTLEATQILTERGILLVPDVLASAGGVTVSYFEWVQNNQGYYWSEEEIAEKLEKILVQSFNNIYETSQSRRVDMRLAAYMVGVRKMAEASRFRGWV; encoded by the coding sequence ATGGTAGCCAATAATGGTACTGATACAACTAAAGAAGACAAGCTTGACGTGTTAAAGTCAACACAAACGGTTATTCATAAGGCTTTGGAAAAGCTAGGTTATTCTGATGAGGTGTTTGAATTATTAAAAGAGCCTCTTCGAATGATGACAGTTAAAATCCCAGTCCGGATGGATGATGGAACAGTTAAAGTCTTTACCGGCTACCGGGCACAGCATAATGATGCGGTTGGGCCTACAAAAGGTGGAATTCGTTTCCATCCTGGTGTTACTGAAAAGGAAGTTAAAGCTCTATCAATTTGGATGAGCTTAAAGTGTGGAATTGTTGATTTACCATATGGCGGTGGTAAGGGCGGTATTATCTGTGACCCTCGTAATATGTCTTTCCGTGAATTAGAAGCATTGAGCCGTGGATATGTACGAGCTATTAGCCAAATCGTTGGACCAACAAAGGACATTCCAGCTCCAGACGTATTTACAAACTCACAAATTATGGCATGGATGATGGACGAGTACAGCAGAATGGATGAATTTAATTCACCAGGCTTTATTACTGGAAAGCCATTAGTATTAGGTGGATCTCACGGCCGTGAGACAGCAACAGCTAAAGGGGTAACAATCTGTATTAGAGAAGCTGCTAAGAAGCGTGGCATTGAATTAGAAGGAGCTCGTGTTGTTGTTCAAGGTTTTGGGAACGCAGGAAGCTTCTTATCAAAATTCCTTCATGATGCTGGTGCAAAAGTAATTGGCATTTCTGATGCTTACGGTGCATTACATGATCCTAATGGACTTGATATTGATTATTTATTAGACCGTCGCGATAGCTTCGGGACAGTCACTAATTTATTTAATGATACAATTACAAATAAAGAGCTTTTAGAGTTAGAGTGTGACATTTTAGTTCCAGCTGCAATTGAAAACCAAATTACTGATGAAAACGCTCATAACATCAAAGCAAAAATTGTAGTTGAAGCTGCTAATGGCCCAACAACATTAGAAGCTACACAAATTTTAACTGAGCGCGGAATTCTTCTTGTTCCAGATGTATTAGCATCTGCAGGCGGTGTTACGGTTTCTTACTTTGAGTGGGTACAAAACAACCAAGGCTACTACTGGTCAGAAGAAGAAATTGCAGAAAAGCTTGAGAAGATTTTAGTTCAATCCTTTAATAATATTTATGAAACATCACAATCTCGCCGCGTAGATATGCGTCTTGCTGCTTATATGGTCGGAGTACGCAAAATGGCAGAAGCATCAAGGTTCCGTGGCTGGGTATAA